From the genome of Gorilla gorilla gorilla isolate KB3781 chromosome 4, NHGRI_mGorGor1-v2.1_pri, whole genome shotgun sequence, one region includes:
- the LOC115934631 gene encoding chorionic somatomammotropin hormone 1: MAPGSRTSLLLAFALLCLPWRQEAGAVQTVPLSRLFDHAMLQAHRAHQLAIDTYQEFEEAYIPKEQKYSFLHNSQTSFCFSDSIPTPSNMEETQQKSNLELLRISLLLIESWLEPVRFLRSMFANNLVYDTSDSDDYHLLKDLEEGIQTLMGVRVAPGVANPGTPLASRAGGEKHCCPLFSSKALTQENSPYSSFRLVNPPGLSLHPEGEGGKWMNERGREQRPSAWPLLLFLHFAEAGRRQPPDWADPQADLQQV, encoded by the exons ATGGCTCCAG GCTCCCGGACGTCCCTGCTCCTGGCTTTTGCCCTGCTCTGCCTGCCCTGGCGTCAAGAGGCTGGTGCCGTCCAAACCGTTCCGTTATCCAGGCTTTTTGACCACGCTATGCTCCAAGCCCATCGCGCACACCAGTTGGCCATTGACACCTACCAGGAGTTT GAAGAAGCCTATATCCCAAAGGAACAGAAGTATTCATTCCTGCATAACTCCCAGACCTCCTTCTGCTTCTCAGACTCTATTCCGACACCCTCCAACATGGAGGAAACGCAACAGAAATCC AACTTAGAGCTGCTCCGAATCTCCCTGCTGCTCATCGAGTCGTGGCTGGAGCCCGTGCGGTTCCTCAGGAGTATGTTCGCCAACAACCTGGTGTATGACACCTCGGACAGCGATGACTATCACCTCCTAAAGGACCTAGAGGAAGGCATCCAAACGCTGATGGGGGTGAGGGTGGCGCCAGGGGTCGCCAATCCTGGAACCCCACTGGCTTCGAGGGCTGGGGGAGAGAAACACTGCTGCCCTCTTTTTAGCAGTAAGGCGCTGACCCAAGAGAACTCACCTTATTCTTCATTTCGCCTGGTGAATCCTCCAGGCCTTTCTCTACACCctgaaggggagggaggaaaatgGATGAACGAGAGAGGGAGGGAACAGCGCCCAAGCGCTTggcctctccttctcttccttcacttTGCAGAGGCTGGAAGACGGCAGCCGCCGGACTGGGCAGATCCTCAAGCAGACCTACAGCAAGTTTGA